Proteins encoded by one window of Cellvibrio sp. KY-GH-1:
- a CDS encoding glycosyl hydrolase, producing the protein MKTPMRLLTPGMFALGVGLATASNSYAQTPLWADEFNGTRIDNSIWSYKVGGDGNGNGELQYYTARSENAYIEDGKLVIEAKRESYEGKQFTSARLHTNGRMAFKYGTLEARIKLPRMDNGLWPAFWMLGTNFGLDGWPKSGEWDILEAGYKAAQTNGTVNKSVSGAMHWWHEAGTWSTWLQADSSASTTLPVNLYEDYHTYKLDWTPSKVTISVDGNAYFTMDITDPNMSEFRDNPASIILNLAVGGFNFVEITDPAQITAPFPGKMYVDYVRLYANANTELKVASDDLPSGNFGVSTETTPVLNELNWGDRTSLYVWNNMTNIATSPSEGSGALAYSIAPGNWWGMGLVHKDYNMRNYKHGYLHLDIKTSSTSSFSIGMASTSGGDGKVDFNEGGDQYGLVRDGNWHHVAIPLSKFGNLDFETIKTFFSVFGPAPAATMEIAFDNIYLTESIPLQAPEFGNFGIYTETPDHKNAGEFAFGVSGDLFLWDNTLTLESGANKEGNSALHLKSTGKGWYGMGLTARDGFNLTAFDNPNAKLHFSLKTTHTGDFQIGFKSGPLNGIGQKWINFKAGNDPYGFMRDGQWHEIQIPVSELAKDLDLFDVRQLLQVLGGGETAGISIDDVYLSGGQAAKDPGTNGTVVNRAPSAAVKTSIMGGIAPAMVTFDGTKSVDVNGDALTYSWDFGDGTTGTGATANHTYTSEGSYHVTLTVSDGELNSTAKTVIFVDKDFGKAGKSKKRGLGYGTHSVEDLAVISKGISWWYNWSHSPDLAVKDVYQQYGVEFVPMAWNGNFNDQAMRTYIAAHPDVKYILAFNEPNFIDQANMTPSQAVAQWPRLEAIANEFGLKIVSVAMNYCGNCVTENGTTYYSPFDYFDDFFRLCPTCKVDAISIHAYMPDVNGVEWYVNEFKKYGKPIWMTEFSAWETVKTLDDQKRMLIQVVDSFENNADMQRYAWFTGRRNGHPFNGLFDYRQSGVLAELGNIYVNMPVHGDASVHTLPKLVQAENYATRNGVRVEETKDVSGFLNLSDVAAGEWVEYNLTGAAANYDVSLRIASEASGTINVLVDGVQKAVINVSSTGGLQTWATVNSQLSLTAGAHKLRLVFNQAINLNWVKFSAASASSSSVAPSSSPRSSSSVATTSSLRSSSVVSSSSVAVTSSRSSSSVASSTSSVVVTPFGNLALNRPTVASTTEGEAWAAVNATDASATTRWASISADPQWIMVDLGANRSFNQIVLQWEAAYGKSYSIQTSTSGTSWTTVYQTSTGVGGREVLNVAGTGRFVRVYGTERGTGYGYSLYDFQVNNFAVTSSSAASSSVKSSSSALSSSVASSVAGNVNLALNRTAVASSDEWGGNSAAQAVDGNSATRWSSQFIDNQWIYVDLGSSKTISRVKLKWEGAYAKAYNIQVSNDATNWTTIKSELNSDGDVDDQAVSGTGRYVRILGVTRANGYGISLWDFEVY; encoded by the coding sequence ATGAAAACTCCCATGCGGTTATTAACACCGGGCATGTTTGCTCTGGGTGTTGGTTTGGCAACAGCCAGCAATAGCTATGCACAAACGCCCCTCTGGGCAGACGAATTCAACGGGACGCGAATCGATAACTCAATCTGGTCATACAAAGTCGGCGGCGATGGCAACGGCAATGGCGAACTTCAGTACTACACGGCGCGCAGTGAAAACGCTTATATAGAAGATGGCAAACTCGTCATCGAAGCCAAGCGCGAATCCTATGAAGGTAAACAATTTACCTCCGCGCGTTTGCACACCAACGGACGTATGGCTTTTAAATACGGCACCCTGGAAGCGCGTATTAAATTGCCGCGCATGGACAATGGTCTCTGGCCAGCGTTTTGGATGCTCGGCACCAACTTTGGTTTGGATGGTTGGCCAAAGTCCGGTGAGTGGGACATTCTTGAAGCGGGTTATAAAGCCGCGCAAACCAATGGCACTGTCAACAAATCCGTTTCCGGTGCTATGCATTGGTGGCATGAAGCGGGAACCTGGAGTACCTGGCTGCAGGCGGATAGCTCAGCATCAACAACATTGCCAGTGAATCTTTATGAGGATTACCACACTTACAAACTGGATTGGACGCCGAGCAAAGTAACCATCAGTGTGGATGGTAACGCGTATTTCACCATGGACATCACCGACCCCAACATGTCGGAATTCCGCGATAATCCGGCGTCGATTATTTTGAATCTGGCTGTTGGTGGCTTTAACTTTGTCGAGATCACCGACCCCGCGCAAATCACCGCACCTTTCCCCGGCAAAATGTACGTGGATTACGTTCGCCTTTACGCGAATGCTAACACTGAGTTGAAAGTCGCGAGCGACGATCTGCCCAGCGGCAATTTCGGCGTGAGTACAGAAACTACTCCGGTATTAAACGAATTGAATTGGGGTGATCGCACCAGCCTTTACGTGTGGAACAATATGACCAATATCGCCACCTCACCTTCTGAAGGCAGCGGCGCATTGGCCTATTCGATTGCACCGGGCAACTGGTGGGGTATGGGGTTGGTCCACAAAGACTACAACATGCGCAATTACAAACACGGCTATTTGCACCTGGATATCAAAACCAGTTCCACCAGCAGTTTCAGCATTGGCATGGCGAGCACGTCCGGTGGCGACGGTAAAGTGGATTTCAATGAAGGTGGCGATCAATACGGTTTGGTGCGCGACGGCAACTGGCATCACGTAGCAATTCCATTGAGCAAATTTGGCAACCTGGATTTTGAAACCATCAAAACTTTTTTCAGTGTGTTTGGCCCTGCACCCGCAGCAACCATGGAAATTGCGTTCGACAATATTTATTTAACTGAAAGCATCCCATTGCAAGCACCGGAGTTTGGCAATTTCGGTATTTATACTGAAACACCCGATCACAAAAACGCGGGCGAATTTGCGTTTGGTGTGAGCGGCGATTTATTCCTGTGGGACAACACGCTCACACTCGAAAGCGGTGCCAATAAAGAGGGTAATTCTGCGTTGCATTTGAAATCTACTGGCAAAGGCTGGTACGGAATGGGCTTGACCGCGCGCGATGGATTTAACCTTACCGCGTTTGATAACCCCAATGCGAAATTACATTTCTCGCTGAAAACTACCCACACGGGTGATTTCCAAATCGGTTTCAAAAGTGGCCCATTGAATGGGATTGGCCAGAAGTGGATTAACTTCAAAGCGGGTAATGACCCTTACGGCTTTATGCGTGATGGGCAATGGCATGAAATTCAAATCCCCGTGAGTGAACTTGCGAAGGATCTGGATTTATTTGATGTGCGCCAATTGCTGCAAGTGCTTGGCGGCGGTGAAACTGCAGGCATCAGTATTGATGATGTTTATCTTTCTGGCGGTCAAGCAGCGAAAGATCCTGGCACTAACGGTACTGTCGTCAATCGCGCTCCATCAGCAGCAGTAAAAACTTCCATCATGGGCGGTATAGCACCTGCAATGGTTACCTTTGATGGTACAAAATCGGTTGACGTCAACGGTGATGCATTAACCTACAGTTGGGATTTTGGTGATGGCACAACCGGCACCGGTGCAACTGCAAATCACACTTACACTAGCGAAGGCTCTTATCATGTCACACTGACGGTGAGCGACGGAGAATTAAATTCAACCGCAAAAACGGTAATTTTTGTCGATAAAGATTTCGGCAAAGCTGGCAAAAGTAAAAAGCGCGGTTTGGGTTACGGCACTCATTCGGTAGAAGACTTAGCGGTAATTTCCAAAGGTATTAGCTGGTGGTACAACTGGAGCCACAGCCCGGATTTGGCAGTGAAAGATGTTTACCAACAATATGGTGTTGAATTTGTGCCCATGGCATGGAACGGAAACTTCAACGACCAGGCTATGCGCACTTACATCGCCGCGCATCCGGATGTGAAATATATCCTCGCGTTTAACGAACCCAACTTTATCGATCAAGCAAACATGACGCCGTCGCAAGCCGTTGCACAATGGCCGCGTTTGGAAGCTATCGCCAATGAGTTTGGGCTAAAAATTGTGAGTGTGGCGATGAACTATTGCGGCAACTGCGTCACTGAAAACGGGACAACTTATTACAGTCCGTTCGATTACTTCGATGATTTCTTCCGTCTTTGCCCAACCTGTAAAGTGGATGCGATTTCCATTCACGCATACATGCCCGATGTAAATGGCGTTGAGTGGTACGTGAATGAATTTAAAAAATACGGCAAGCCAATCTGGATGACCGAATTCTCCGCATGGGAAACGGTAAAAACATTGGATGATCAAAAACGCATGCTGATTCAAGTGGTGGATTCATTTGAAAACAATGCGGATATGCAACGATACGCATGGTTTACCGGTCGTCGCAATGGTCATCCATTTAACGGTCTATTTGATTATCGTCAGTCCGGTGTATTGGCTGAACTCGGCAATATATATGTCAATATGCCAGTGCATGGTGATGCCAGCGTTCATACCTTGCCGAAGTTAGTGCAAGCAGAAAATTACGCAACCCGTAATGGAGTTCGCGTAGAAGAAACCAAAGACGTGTCGGGATTTCTAAACCTGAGCGATGTAGCTGCTGGTGAGTGGGTGGAGTATAACCTGACTGGGGCTGCTGCGAATTACGATGTGAGTTTGCGCATTGCGAGCGAAGCATCGGGTACTATCAATGTGTTGGTGGATGGTGTGCAAAAAGCAGTAATCAATGTTTCATCAACTGGCGGATTGCAAACCTGGGCAACGGTAAATTCACAACTCTCATTAACTGCTGGTGCGCACAAATTGCGTTTGGTATTTAATCAGGCAATTAATTTGAACTGGGTGAAGTTCAGTGCGGCTTCTGCAAGCAGTTCCAGTGTTGCACCATCGTCTTCACCCAGAAGTTCCAGCAGTGTTGCTACTACTTCGTCGCTGAGAAGCTCGTCAGTGGTTAGTTCATCCAGTGTTGCAGTAACTTCTTCCAGATCCTCGTCGTCTGTTGCAAGTTCAACCAGCAGCGTTGTAGTAACTCCATTTGGAAACCTCGCATTGAATCGCCCAACCGTTGCATCAACAACCGAAGGCGAAGCCTGGGCAGCGGTGAACGCGACTGATGCCAGCGCAACAACACGCTGGGCCAGCATTTCTGCCGATCCGCAATGGATTATGGTGGACTTGGGTGCGAACCGCAGCTTCAACCAAATCGTATTGCAGTGGGAAGCCGCTTATGGAAAAAGTTATTCCATTCAAACGTCTACCAGTGGCACCAGTTGGACCACTGTCTACCAAACTTCCACGGGTGTTGGTGGTCGTGAAGTGTTGAATGTGGCTGGTACTGGTCGTTTTGTGCGTGTGTATGGCACCGAGCGTGGCACTGGCTACGGTTATTCACTCTATGATTTCCAGGTGAATAATTTCGCTGTTACTTCTAGTTCTGCTGCATCTTCTTCGGTAAAAAGTTCCAGCAGTGCACTGAGCAGTTCTGTTGCCAGCAGCGTAGCCGGCAATGTGAACCTCGCGTTGAACCGCACTGCAGTTGCGTCGTCAGACGAGTGGGGCGGTAACTCTGCAGCTCAGGCCGTGGATGGAAACTCCGCAACTCGTTGGAGCAGTCAATTTATCGATAATCAATGGATTTACGTCGATCTTGGCAGCAGCAAAACCATTAGTCGCGTGAAATTAAAATGGGAGGGCGCTTATGCGAAGGCTTACAACATCCAGGTTTCTAATGATGCAACTAATTGGACTACAATAAAATCAGAGCTTAACAGCGATGGTGATGTGGATGATCAAGCTGTTTCCGGCACCGGACGTTATGTACGTATCCTCGGCGTCACCCGGGCTAATGGTTACGGAATATCGCTGTGGGATTTTGAAGTTTATTAA
- a CDS encoding SGNH/GDSL hydrolase family protein, translating into MQSLLTRKVFNIRAIIAGIVFSGGVFADVAASQPDSYALPVHYSGRVLVEKKNQLTSYTYSWPGVYFEAEFTGSELDVRLNDANNILSLIIDDKEPVVLTRPGKITHSLKNLGKGPHKVRLEKRTETPMATGTFEGFYVPAKAALLQPEPRQRKIEFIGDSFSVGYANLSVSRQCKYDEIFSTTNTHQAFGALTAKHFNADYQINAISGSGVVRNYNGAFPDENFRRFYQYTFVGNKTIKYANVWSPNIIVLELGGNDFATPLNPGEKWKNREELQQDFVKSYTSFILGLRKQHPQASLVLLVPHAPSDEMLQQHNKVVEQLKSNAQTRVHLLKLEPMELTACQWHPSAKDHQSVSQQLVDFISSKPELWSGN; encoded by the coding sequence GTGCAGAGTCTATTGACAAGAAAAGTATTTAACATCCGGGCGATAATAGCAGGAATAGTGTTTTCAGGTGGAGTGTTTGCCGATGTCGCTGCCTCCCAACCGGATTCTTACGCCTTGCCTGTGCACTACAGTGGCCGCGTGCTAGTGGAAAAAAAGAACCAGTTAACAAGTTACACCTATTCCTGGCCCGGTGTTTATTTTGAAGCGGAGTTTACTGGATCAGAACTGGATGTCAGGTTGAATGATGCTAACAATATCCTTAGCCTAATCATTGATGACAAAGAGCCCGTAGTATTGACCAGGCCGGGAAAGATCACTCACTCACTGAAAAATCTAGGCAAGGGGCCACACAAAGTTCGCTTGGAAAAACGTACAGAAACGCCTATGGCAACCGGGACATTTGAAGGGTTTTATGTTCCTGCCAAAGCGGCCCTGTTGCAGCCCGAGCCCCGGCAACGAAAAATAGAATTTATTGGTGATTCATTCTCTGTTGGTTATGCTAATTTGTCAGTGAGTCGTCAATGTAAATACGACGAAATTTTCAGTACAACCAACACTCATCAGGCATTTGGTGCACTGACGGCAAAACACTTTAATGCTGATTATCAAATCAATGCGATTTCTGGTAGTGGTGTGGTGCGTAATTATAATGGCGCCTTTCCCGATGAAAATTTCCGGCGGTTTTATCAGTACACATTTGTTGGCAATAAAACCATTAAATACGCAAACGTCTGGTCACCGAATATTATTGTGTTAGAGCTTGGGGGAAATGATTTTGCCACACCCTTGAATCCGGGCGAAAAATGGAAAAATCGTGAGGAGTTACAGCAAGATTTTGTAAAAAGCTACACGTCATTCATTCTAGGCTTACGCAAACAGCACCCACAGGCAAGCTTGGTCTTGTTGGTGCCCCATGCTCCTTCGGATGAAATGCTTCAGCAGCATAATAAAGTCGTGGAACAGTTGAAATCCAATGCCCAAACCCGCGTGCACTTGTTGAAGCTTGAACCTATGGAACTAACTGCTTGCCAATGGCACCCATCTGCAAAAGATCATCAGTCAGTGAGCCAGCAGCTGGTTGATTTTATAAGTTCTAAACCCGAACTCTGGAGTGGGAACTAG
- a CDS encoding cellulase family glycosylhydrolase, with translation MKSIRSRVVQTFMFVAASLVAGLSSGNTGAPSFLRADGHFIVNEQGDKVLLRGMGLGGWMLQEGYMLKLGNLGQQHVIRAKFEALAGKAASDEFYNAWLANHTTKADIDAMAQWGFNSVRLPMHFNLYTLPIEQEPVVGQNTWLDQGFVMTDQLIAWAKANNMYVILDLHAAPGGQGNDFAISDRNPNLPSLWQSEANQQKMIALWRKLAQRYANEPTVGAYDIINEPNWGFENAADKNGCKETKNAPLKKLLQDVTQAIREVDNKHIVIIEGNCWGNNYSGVLPLSDNAEANKNLVLSFHKYWNNNTVGDISGHLALREKYNMPIWLGESGENSNLWFTDAIQLVESQGIGWAWWPLKKLGFNNPLEIKPNADYWKVVDYLTGKGEKPSAAVAKKALLQLAEDIRFEKNQFHPEVIDAMFRQPYSYTSVPFKNHRIKKSGGTVLAVDFDMGRSGVAYWDVDSANYHVSTGKERTLWNRGTTYRNEGVDIEFDATKKSYVVTHFEAGEWLDYTVQVDKAGTYELAAVVKAPNGDGKMSVSVNNQNLNADVNVPASQNYQSVTISSVKLLQGANRLRFYSKSGAYNLHSLVLHP, from the coding sequence GTGAAATCGATTAGGTCTCGTGTTGTTCAAACGTTTATGTTTGTTGCGGCAAGCCTCGTTGCCGGCCTAAGTAGTGGCAATACCGGTGCTCCAAGTTTCTTGCGTGCAGATGGTCACTTTATTGTGAATGAGCAGGGCGACAAAGTCCTACTGCGCGGAATGGGGTTGGGCGGCTGGATGCTGCAAGAAGGTTACATGCTCAAGTTGGGGAATCTGGGGCAGCAACATGTAATACGTGCAAAATTTGAAGCGTTGGCTGGCAAAGCCGCAAGCGACGAATTTTATAACGCCTGGCTTGCCAACCACACTACCAAGGCGGATATAGATGCAATGGCGCAATGGGGCTTTAACTCAGTGCGCCTGCCAATGCATTTCAATCTTTATACCTTGCCGATTGAGCAGGAACCTGTGGTTGGTCAAAACACCTGGCTGGACCAGGGCTTTGTCATGACTGATCAATTAATCGCCTGGGCCAAGGCGAATAATATGTATGTGATTCTGGATTTGCATGCAGCACCGGGCGGGCAGGGTAATGATTTCGCCATTTCTGATCGCAATCCAAACCTGCCCTCACTCTGGCAGAGTGAAGCCAACCAGCAAAAAATGATCGCCCTCTGGCGCAAGCTTGCACAGCGTTATGCCAATGAACCCACTGTTGGAGCTTACGACATTATCAATGAGCCCAACTGGGGCTTTGAAAATGCAGCGGATAAAAATGGTTGTAAAGAAACCAAAAATGCACCGCTGAAAAAGTTATTGCAGGATGTGACCCAGGCTATTCGTGAAGTGGATAACAAACACATCGTCATTATCGAAGGCAATTGCTGGGGCAATAATTATTCCGGGGTGCTGCCTTTGTCGGATAACGCCGAGGCAAACAAAAACCTGGTGCTGAGTTTCCATAAATATTGGAACAACAACACTGTTGGCGATATCAGCGGCCATTTGGCGCTGCGCGAAAAATACAATATGCCCATCTGGTTGGGGGAATCAGGCGAAAATTCCAACCTCTGGTTTACTGATGCAATTCAATTGGTGGAGTCCCAGGGAATTGGCTGGGCCTGGTGGCCGTTGAAAAAACTTGGGTTTAATAATCCTCTCGAAATAAAACCCAATGCAGATTATTGGAAAGTGGTTGACTATTTAACGGGTAAGGGTGAGAAACCCAGCGCCGCTGTTGCAAAAAAAGCATTGCTGCAATTAGCGGAGGATATTCGGTTCGAGAAAAATCAGTTCCACCCGGAAGTGATTGATGCCATGTTTCGTCAACCTTATTCCTATACCAGCGTGCCCTTTAAAAATCACCGCATTAAAAAGTCCGGCGGCACAGTATTAGCTGTGGATTTTGATATGGGTCGCAGTGGCGTTGCCTACTGGGATGTTGACTCTGCCAATTATCACGTATCGACTGGTAAAGAGCGTACGCTCTGGAACCGTGGCACGACTTATCGCAATGAAGGTGTAGATATTGAATTCGATGCGACAAAAAAATCCTATGTGGTAACTCATTTTGAAGCCGGTGAATGGTTGGATTATACGGTGCAGGTGGATAAAGCTGGCACTTATGAACTCGCAGCGGTTGTTAAAGCGCCAAATGGCGACGGGAAAATGAGTGTGAGTGTGAACAATCAAAATTTAAATGCAGACGTAAATGTACCTGCATCACAAAATTATCAATCAGTAACAATTTCGAGTGTAAAATTGTTACAAGGTGCTAACAGGTTACGGTTTTACTCAAAATCAGGAGCGTATAATCTCCATTCGTTAGTGTTACACCCTTGA
- a CDS encoding discoidin domain-containing protein, whose product MNNSTLNSTRFRKYSRHFLSLAVTLVMSSAANAQTLIWSDEFNGSQLDPNAWNIETGTGINGDWGTGQLDRATERPENISIKQGIAGADGGALAITTRKEFYIDKDYTSGRINTAGKVAFGPGYKIEARVWAKDVKYKGQGFAFWMMPNEIPPGEDHLMWPQGGEVDIMEYVGSIPFHNLGTVHYAWFWENNAYQDWNHGHLGGYYSYKDKQGPDEPEWIQVDLGSAQGFNQVVLNWEGAYGKTYKIQTSNDQVNWTDVYSTANGDGGVDVINANGNGRYVRMYGSERATEWSYSLFEFEIKNFAGTNLALNRLVTVSSLQAPDLAGANAVDGQTSTRWSSNLRNPGYGNYPPAVNDQNAGSWGWHTYGVNWHSDRIEFYVDGNVYHIHYLNDGGAFPPADGNDSARTEIRNGKRTYVSEYSNHFPEWHPFEHQMYLILSSGVGGQSGFTYGGGIVPEAVFPASTLIDWVRVYSLGGGKPPVLPPTTPPVNPPDNTNLALNKIAVASSQEAEVMSATQAVDGNTNSRWASQWTDAQWIYVDLGSSKAINRVLLKWEAAYGKSYQIQVSDDKVNWTTIYSTTTGDGGVDDITASGTCRYVRMNGTQRGTGYGYSLFDFEVYGGGISPPVTTNKALNKPATSSSDEGAAWNAAQAVDGNVNTRWASQWSDAQWIKVDLGSVQSISRVKLNWEGAFGKNYQVQTSIDNLNWTTIHTVTNGDGAIDDLTVSGSGRYVRINGTARGTGYGYSLWDFEVY is encoded by the coding sequence ATGAATAATTCCACGCTCAACTCGACCCGCTTTAGAAAATACTCTCGCCATTTTTTGTCATTGGCAGTTACTCTCGTAATGAGTAGTGCCGCGAATGCGCAAACGCTTATTTGGAGTGATGAATTTAACGGCTCCCAGTTAGACCCGAATGCCTGGAATATTGAAACTGGCACTGGCATCAATGGTGATTGGGGTACAGGGCAATTGGACCGCGCTACTGAACGCCCGGAAAATATCAGCATTAAACAAGGTATTGCTGGTGCCGATGGTGGTGCCTTGGCTATTACCACCCGCAAGGAATTTTATATCGATAAGGATTACACCAGCGGCCGCATTAACACGGCTGGCAAAGTCGCTTTCGGCCCAGGTTACAAAATTGAAGCGCGTGTTTGGGCAAAGGATGTGAAATACAAAGGGCAAGGATTTGCGTTCTGGATGATGCCCAATGAAATTCCGCCCGGTGAAGATCATTTAATGTGGCCACAAGGTGGTGAAGTGGACATTATGGAATACGTTGGCTCCATTCCCTTCCATAATTTGGGCACCGTGCATTACGCCTGGTTCTGGGAAAATAATGCCTATCAGGATTGGAACCATGGCCATCTCGGCGGTTACTACAGCTATAAAGATAAGCAGGGGCCAGATGAGCCCGAGTGGATTCAAGTGGACCTCGGCAGTGCACAAGGGTTTAATCAAGTTGTTTTAAATTGGGAAGGCGCTTACGGCAAAACTTACAAAATCCAAACCTCTAATGATCAAGTGAATTGGACCGATGTTTATTCCACTGCCAACGGTGATGGCGGTGTGGATGTGATCAACGCGAATGGTAATGGTCGCTATGTGCGCATGTACGGCAGCGAGCGTGCAACTGAGTGGAGTTACTCGCTGTTTGAATTTGAAATTAAAAATTTTGCCGGTACTAACCTCGCGTTAAATCGGCTTGTTACCGTTTCTTCATTGCAAGCACCGGATCTCGCTGGGGCAAATGCGGTGGACGGACAAACCTCCACGCGCTGGAGCAGTAATCTGCGCAACCCGGGTTATGGCAATTATCCACCTGCGGTAAATGACCAGAATGCAGGCAGCTGGGGTTGGCACACTTACGGTGTGAATTGGCATAGCGACCGCATCGAATTTTATGTGGATGGCAATGTGTATCACATCCATTATTTAAATGATGGCGGTGCATTCCCTCCGGCAGATGGCAATGATTCTGCGCGCACGGAAATTCGCAATGGCAAACGTACCTATGTTTCTGAATATTCCAACCACTTTCCGGAATGGCATCCGTTCGAGCACCAAATGTATTTAATTTTAAGTTCGGGTGTGGGCGGTCAATCCGGATTTACTTACGGTGGTGGAATTGTTCCTGAAGCAGTATTCCCAGCATCGACATTAATAGACTGGGTGCGTGTGTATTCATTGGGCGGAGGTAAACCTCCCGTGCTGCCACCGACAACACCGCCAGTGAATCCACCGGATAATACCAACCTTGCGTTAAATAAAATTGCGGTAGCTTCATCGCAAGAAGCAGAAGTTATGTCTGCAACTCAAGCGGTGGATGGCAATACCAATTCGCGTTGGGCCAGCCAATGGACAGATGCACAATGGATTTATGTGGATCTCGGTAGCAGCAAAGCCATTAATCGCGTGCTATTAAAATGGGAAGCTGCCTACGGCAAGTCCTATCAAATCCAGGTATCGGATGACAAAGTAAATTGGACCACTATTTATTCCACCACTACCGGCGATGGTGGTGTGGATGATATTACAGCGTCAGGCACTTGCCGCTATGTGCGCATGAACGGCACTCAGCGGGGTACGGGTTATGGTTATTCGCTGTTTGATTTTGAAGTCTATGGCGGCGGAATTTCTCCACCAGTAACCACCAACAAAGCGCTGAATAAACCAGCAACGTCTTCGAGTGATGAAGGCGCCGCCTGGAATGCCGCGCAAGCAGTGGATGGCAATGTGAATACCCGTTGGGCCAGCCAATGGAGTGATGCGCAATGGATTAAAGTGGATCTTGGTTCAGTGCAAAGCATTAGCCGTGTAAAACTCAATTGGGAAGGTGCTTTCGGAAAAAACTACCAAGTGCAAACCTCAATCGACAACCTGAACTGGACAACCATTCACACAGTAACCAACGGTGATGGTGCAATTGATGATTTAACAGTAAGTGGTTCAGGCCGTTATGTGCGTATTAATGGCACAGCTCGCGGTACGGGTTACGGTTATTCGTTGTGGGATTTTGAGGTTTATTGA
- a CDS encoding helix-turn-helix domain-containing protein, giving the protein MNETIFNIHDLVLMMTAVQCACFAILLLVTNPPANKSNYFLAAFLLAHAFIPVHELVLWGADFKMIALEHYPRLFLWIGFGFYVDAALLYFYIKSLVYDDFTLHKRDGLHLLPLGLFAVFLGLTFYTHSLEERVMLIDDDIYMYSPGYLIMDFLCKAMRIGYCVASLFLIAKYRDQLKTTHSNIERVDIRWLIGLVIGFLIIATTEATLACTKILHLFIPFHPHWFEVIGLTGYYVVFVLVLVLVFTSMRYFSGFIAVKQKDDSKKPVEEKLLNTGFAERIDSAMREHKPYLEPDLTLDMLAETLNIPARDLSLVFNRHFDSNFYEFVNRYRIEEAQKMLADPKHKSKTITHIYLDAGFNSKSVFNTFFKKHVGKTPSEYRQEHLPQ; this is encoded by the coding sequence ATGAACGAAACAATTTTTAATATCCACGATTTGGTCCTGATGATGACCGCCGTGCAATGCGCCTGCTTTGCAATACTGCTACTGGTCACCAATCCACCTGCCAATAAAAGTAATTATTTCCTGGCCGCCTTTTTATTAGCCCATGCATTTATACCCGTCCATGAGTTAGTGCTCTGGGGCGCTGATTTTAAAATGATTGCACTGGAGCATTATCCGCGTTTGTTTTTGTGGATTGGTTTCGGGTTCTATGTGGATGCAGCGCTACTCTATTTCTATATAAAGTCATTGGTGTATGACGATTTTACCTTGCATAAACGCGATGGATTACATCTATTACCCTTGGGATTGTTCGCCGTTTTTCTGGGGCTGACCTTTTACACTCACAGCCTGGAAGAGCGCGTCATGCTGATTGATGACGATATTTATATGTACAGCCCCGGCTATTTGATCATGGACTTTTTATGCAAAGCCATGCGTATTGGTTATTGCGTGGCCAGCCTGTTTTTGATTGCGAAATATCGCGACCAGTTAAAAACCACGCATTCCAATATTGAACGGGTAGATATTCGCTGGCTGATTGGGTTGGTGATTGGCTTCCTGATTATCGCCACCACTGAGGCTACCCTCGCCTGCACCAAGATTCTGCACTTATTTATTCCTTTTCACCCCCACTGGTTTGAAGTGATTGGGCTGACGGGTTACTACGTTGTCTTCGTTCTGGTATTAGTGCTGGTATTTACCAGCATGCGCTACTTCTCCGGCTTTATTGCCGTAAAACAAAAGGACGACTCCAAAAAGCCGGTGGAAGAAAAGCTGCTTAACACCGGTTTTGCCGAACGTATCGACAGCGCCATGCGCGAACATAAGCCCTATTTGGAACCGGATTTAACCTTGGACATGCTGGCCGAAACCCTGAATATTCCTGCGCGCGATTTATCGCTGGTGTTCAACCGCCACTTCGATAGCAACTTCTATGAATTTGTAAATCGCTACCGCATCGAAGAAGCACAAAAAATGCTCGCCGACCCTAAACACAAATCCAAAACCATAACGCACATCTACCTGGATGCGGGCTTTAACAGCAAATCGGTATTCAATACTTTCTTTAAAAAACACGTGGGCAAAACTCCTTCCGAATACCGACAGGAGCATTTGCCGCAATAG